Proteins encoded together in one Aquila chrysaetos chrysaetos unplaced genomic scaffold, bAquChr1.4, whole genome shotgun sequence window:
- the GANAB gene encoding neutral alpha-glucosidase AB isoform X1: MAAAPGRRRPAVLLWAAVCLATALAVDRSNFKTCEQSGFCRRQRGLQPGHSPYRALLESLQLGPDAARLQLVNEVTKVPLLLELWGLQGNVTRIRIKELNPLRPRFEVPDVLVAEPPVERLAVTGRDEGSLELSLGPAGHRLLVTEKPFRMDLLQGRELLCSVNARGLLFFEHLRQRRDSFSDKVSSSVGSLWDKIKTLFHRDTPREPTAEEGGAAEGQEETTGGTEDAGTQSEKPTEATAEAAEEPGSWEETFKTHTDTKPNGPTSVGLDFSLPGFEHVYGIPEHADSLRLRTTEGGDPYRLYNLDVFQYELYNPMALYGSVPLLLAHSARRTLGIFWLNAAETWVDISSNTAGKTLFGKLLDYMQGGGETPQTDVRWMSESGIVDVFLLLGPTPAAVAGQYAALTGTQALPPLFALGYHQSRWNYNDEEDVAAVERGFEEHAVPCDVLWLDIEHADGKRYFTWDPSKFPRPRDMLQRLAAKKRKMVSIVDPHIKVDSGYRVHNELRSRGFYVKTKDGSDYEGWCWPGSAAYPDFTNPEMRAWWASMFAYDQYEGSTENLFTWNDMNEPSVFSGPEVTMHKDAVHHGGWEHRDLHNLYGLYVQMATAEGQIQRSGGQHRPFVLSRAFFAGSQRYGAVWTGDNAAEWEHLKISIPMCLSFGLAGLSFCGSDVGGFFKNPEAELLVRWYQAGAFQPFFRAHAHLDTARREPWLFGEENVALIRAAIRQRYALLPFWYTAFYRSHRHGLPVMRPLWMEYPEDATTFAIDDQYMIDRALLVHPVTEQGARGVQVYLPGKGEVWYDVASLQKHHAPQTLYVPVTMSSVPVFQRGGTVVPRQERVRRSTECMRGDPFTLYVALSPQGTAEGDLFLDDGQSFDYETKARYLHRQFTFAGNTLTASSADPRGSFDTPAWLERVVILGAGKPAAVVLRPADGSETRLDFQHEAETSVLTLRKPGVRIGDDWAIVLR, from the exons gcgGAGGCCGGCGGTGCTGCTGTGGGCGGCCGTTTGCCTGGCGACCGCCCTGGCCGTGGACCGGAGCAACTTCAAGACGTGTGAACAAAGCGGTTTCTGCAG GCGCCAGCGCGGCCTGCAGCCCGGCCACTCGCCATACCGGGCCCTCCTGGAGTCGTTGCAGCTCGGACCGGATGCCGCCAGGTTACAGCTCGTTAACGAAGTCACCAAG gtcccgctgctgctggagctgtgggGGCTGCAAGGGAACGTCACCCGTATCCGCATCAAGGAGCTGAACCCGCTGCGGCCGCGGTTCGAGGTGCCGGACGTGCTGGTGGCCGAGCCGCCGGTGGAGCG GTTGGCAGTGACGGGGCGAGACGAGGGGAGCCTGGAGCTGTCGCTGGGCCCCGCCGGACACCGGTTGCTGGTGACGGAGAAGCCATTCCGCATGGACCTGCTGCAGGGAcgggagctgctctgcagcgTCAACGCCCGCGGCCTCCTCTTCTTCGAGCACCTCCGACAACGCCGGGACTC TTTCTCGGATAAAGTTAGTAGCTCGGTCGGTAGCTTGTGGGATAAGATCAAGACCCTTTTCCATAG GGACACCCCCAGGGAGCCCACGGCGGAAGAGGGGGGGGCTGCCGAGGGGCAGGAGGAAACCACTGGCGGGACGGAGGACGCTGGCACCCAGAGCGAGAAG CCCACAGAGGCCACGGCCGAGGCTGCGGAGGAGCCGGGCTCCTGGGAGGAGACGTTCAAGACACACACGGACACCAAACCTAACG GGCCCACCTCGGTGGGGTTGGACTTCTCCCTGCCCGGCTTTGAGCACGTTTACGGCATCCCCGAGCACGCCGACAGCCTGCGGCTCCGCACCACCGA GGGGGGGGACCCGTACCGCCTCTACAACCTGGACGTCTTCCAGTATGAGCTCTACAACCCCATGGCACTCTACGGCTCCGTCCCGCTCCTGCTGGCACACAGCGCCCGTCGCACCCTCGGCATCTTCTGGCTCAATGCCGCCGAGACCTGGGTGGATATCAGCTCCAACACCGCCGGCAAG ACGCTTTTCGGGAAGCTGCTGGATTACATGCAGGGCGGGGGCGAGACGCCGCAGACAGACGTGCGCTGGATGTCGGAAAGCGGCATCGTCGACgtttttctgctgctgggcCCCACGCCCGCCGCCGTGGCGGGGCAGTACGCCGCCCTCACCG GCACCCAGGCGCTGCCCCCCCTCTTCGCTTTGGGTTACCACCAGAGCCGCTGGAATTACAACGACGAGGAGGACGTGGCAGCGGTGGAGCGGGGTTTCGAGGAACATGCCGTCCCCTGCGACGTCCTCTGGCTGGATATCGAACACGCCGACGGCAAACGTTATTTCACTTGGGACCCCAGCAAGTTCCCCCGACCCCGAGACATGCTGCAACGCCTGGCCGCCAAGAAACGCAAG ATGGTCAGCATCGTGGACCCCCACATCAAGGTGGACAGTGGGTACCGCGTTCACAACGAGCTGCGCTCCCGCGGCTTCTATGTCAAGACGAAAGACGGCAGCGACTACGAGGGCTGGTGCTGGCCGG GCTCCGCTGCGTATCCTGACTTCACCAACCCCGAGATGCGTGCATGGTGGGCCTCCATGTTCGCCTACGACCAGTACGAG ggctcGACCGAGAACCTTTTCACTTGGAATGACATGAACGAGCCCTCGGTCTTCAGCGGCCCCGAGGTGACGATGCACAAGGACGCCGTGCACCACGGCGGCTGGGAGCACCGAGACCTCCACAACCTCTACGGCCTCTACGTG CAAATGGCGACGGCCGAGGGACAGATCCAGCGCTCGGGTGGGCAGCACCGACCCTTCGTCCTGAGCCGGGCTTTCTTCGCCGGCTCCCAGCGTTACG GTGCGGTGTGGACGGGCGACAACGCGGCTGAGTGGGAGCACCTGAAGATTTCCATCCCCATGTGCCTGAGCTTCGGGCTCGCCGGTCTCTCCTTCTGCGGCT CGGACGTGGGGGGCTTTTTCAAGAACCCCGAAGCGGAGCTGCTGGTGCGGTGGTACCAAGCGGGCGCTTTCCAACCCTTTTTCCGCGCCCACGCTCACCTGGATACGGCGCGCCGCGAACCCTGGCTTTTCGGGGAGGAAAACGTGGCGCTGATCCGCGCCGCCATCCGCCAGCGTTACGCTCTCCTCCCGTTTTGGTATACCGCTTTCTACCGCAGCCACCGCCACGGGCTGCCCGTCATGAG gCCGCTTTGGATGGAGTACCCCGAGGATGCCACCACCTTCGCCATCGATGACCAGTACATGAtcg ACAGGGCGCTGCTGGTGCACCCCGTGACAGAGCAGGGCGCCCGTGGGGTGCAGGTCTACTTACCCGGCAAGGGAGAG GTCTGGTACGACGTCGCCTCCCTCCAGAAGCACCACGCACCCCAGACGCTCTATGTGCCGGTGACCATGAGCAGC gtgccGGTGTTCCAGCGCGGGGGGACAGTGGTGCCGCGGCAGGAGAGGGTGCGACGTTCCACCGAGTGCATGCGGGGGGACCCCTTCACTCTCTATGTGGCCCTCAGCCCCCAG GGCACAGCCGAGGGCGATCTTTTCCTGGATGACGGGCAGAGCTTTGACTACGAGACGAAGGCGCGCTACCTGCACCGGCAATTCACCTTCGCTGGCAACACGCTGACGGCCAG CTCCGCGGACCCCCGGGGTTCCTTCGACACCCCAGCTTGGCTGGAGCGTGTGGTGATCCTGGGCGCAGGGAAACCGGCCGCTGTCGTTCTCCGTCCTGCGG acgGCTCCGAAACGCGCCTCGACTTCCAGCACGAGGCCGAGACTTCCGTCCTCACCCTGCGCAAGCCGGGGGTCCGCATCGGCGACGACTGGGCCATCGTCCTGCGATAA
- the GANAB gene encoding neutral alpha-glucosidase AB isoform X2: protein MAAAPGRRRPAVLLWAAVCLATALAVDRSNFKTCEQSGFCRRQRGLQPGHSPYRALLESLQLGPDAARLQLVNEVTKVPLLLELWGLQGNVTRIRIKELNPLRPRFEVPDVLVAEPPVERLAVTGRDEGSLELSLGPAGHRLLVTEKPFRMDLLQGRELLCSVNARGLLFFEHLRQRRDSDTPREPTAEEGGAAEGQEETTGGTEDAGTQSEKPTEATAEAAEEPGSWEETFKTHTDTKPNGPTSVGLDFSLPGFEHVYGIPEHADSLRLRTTEGGDPYRLYNLDVFQYELYNPMALYGSVPLLLAHSARRTLGIFWLNAAETWVDISSNTAGKTLFGKLLDYMQGGGETPQTDVRWMSESGIVDVFLLLGPTPAAVAGQYAALTGTQALPPLFALGYHQSRWNYNDEEDVAAVERGFEEHAVPCDVLWLDIEHADGKRYFTWDPSKFPRPRDMLQRLAAKKRKMVSIVDPHIKVDSGYRVHNELRSRGFYVKTKDGSDYEGWCWPGSAAYPDFTNPEMRAWWASMFAYDQYEGSTENLFTWNDMNEPSVFSGPEVTMHKDAVHHGGWEHRDLHNLYGLYVQMATAEGQIQRSGGQHRPFVLSRAFFAGSQRYGAVWTGDNAAEWEHLKISIPMCLSFGLAGLSFCGSDVGGFFKNPEAELLVRWYQAGAFQPFFRAHAHLDTARREPWLFGEENVALIRAAIRQRYALLPFWYTAFYRSHRHGLPVMRPLWMEYPEDATTFAIDDQYMIDRALLVHPVTEQGARGVQVYLPGKGEVWYDVASLQKHHAPQTLYVPVTMSSVPVFQRGGTVVPRQERVRRSTECMRGDPFTLYVALSPQGTAEGDLFLDDGQSFDYETKARYLHRQFTFAGNTLTASSADPRGSFDTPAWLERVVILGAGKPAAVVLRPADGSETRLDFQHEAETSVLTLRKPGVRIGDDWAIVLR from the exons gcgGAGGCCGGCGGTGCTGCTGTGGGCGGCCGTTTGCCTGGCGACCGCCCTGGCCGTGGACCGGAGCAACTTCAAGACGTGTGAACAAAGCGGTTTCTGCAG GCGCCAGCGCGGCCTGCAGCCCGGCCACTCGCCATACCGGGCCCTCCTGGAGTCGTTGCAGCTCGGACCGGATGCCGCCAGGTTACAGCTCGTTAACGAAGTCACCAAG gtcccgctgctgctggagctgtgggGGCTGCAAGGGAACGTCACCCGTATCCGCATCAAGGAGCTGAACCCGCTGCGGCCGCGGTTCGAGGTGCCGGACGTGCTGGTGGCCGAGCCGCCGGTGGAGCG GTTGGCAGTGACGGGGCGAGACGAGGGGAGCCTGGAGCTGTCGCTGGGCCCCGCCGGACACCGGTTGCTGGTGACGGAGAAGCCATTCCGCATGGACCTGCTGCAGGGAcgggagctgctctgcagcgTCAACGCCCGCGGCCTCCTCTTCTTCGAGCACCTCCGACAACGCCGGGACTC GGACACCCCCAGGGAGCCCACGGCGGAAGAGGGGGGGGCTGCCGAGGGGCAGGAGGAAACCACTGGCGGGACGGAGGACGCTGGCACCCAGAGCGAGAAG CCCACAGAGGCCACGGCCGAGGCTGCGGAGGAGCCGGGCTCCTGGGAGGAGACGTTCAAGACACACACGGACACCAAACCTAACG GGCCCACCTCGGTGGGGTTGGACTTCTCCCTGCCCGGCTTTGAGCACGTTTACGGCATCCCCGAGCACGCCGACAGCCTGCGGCTCCGCACCACCGA GGGGGGGGACCCGTACCGCCTCTACAACCTGGACGTCTTCCAGTATGAGCTCTACAACCCCATGGCACTCTACGGCTCCGTCCCGCTCCTGCTGGCACACAGCGCCCGTCGCACCCTCGGCATCTTCTGGCTCAATGCCGCCGAGACCTGGGTGGATATCAGCTCCAACACCGCCGGCAAG ACGCTTTTCGGGAAGCTGCTGGATTACATGCAGGGCGGGGGCGAGACGCCGCAGACAGACGTGCGCTGGATGTCGGAAAGCGGCATCGTCGACgtttttctgctgctgggcCCCACGCCCGCCGCCGTGGCGGGGCAGTACGCCGCCCTCACCG GCACCCAGGCGCTGCCCCCCCTCTTCGCTTTGGGTTACCACCAGAGCCGCTGGAATTACAACGACGAGGAGGACGTGGCAGCGGTGGAGCGGGGTTTCGAGGAACATGCCGTCCCCTGCGACGTCCTCTGGCTGGATATCGAACACGCCGACGGCAAACGTTATTTCACTTGGGACCCCAGCAAGTTCCCCCGACCCCGAGACATGCTGCAACGCCTGGCCGCCAAGAAACGCAAG ATGGTCAGCATCGTGGACCCCCACATCAAGGTGGACAGTGGGTACCGCGTTCACAACGAGCTGCGCTCCCGCGGCTTCTATGTCAAGACGAAAGACGGCAGCGACTACGAGGGCTGGTGCTGGCCGG GCTCCGCTGCGTATCCTGACTTCACCAACCCCGAGATGCGTGCATGGTGGGCCTCCATGTTCGCCTACGACCAGTACGAG ggctcGACCGAGAACCTTTTCACTTGGAATGACATGAACGAGCCCTCGGTCTTCAGCGGCCCCGAGGTGACGATGCACAAGGACGCCGTGCACCACGGCGGCTGGGAGCACCGAGACCTCCACAACCTCTACGGCCTCTACGTG CAAATGGCGACGGCCGAGGGACAGATCCAGCGCTCGGGTGGGCAGCACCGACCCTTCGTCCTGAGCCGGGCTTTCTTCGCCGGCTCCCAGCGTTACG GTGCGGTGTGGACGGGCGACAACGCGGCTGAGTGGGAGCACCTGAAGATTTCCATCCCCATGTGCCTGAGCTTCGGGCTCGCCGGTCTCTCCTTCTGCGGCT CGGACGTGGGGGGCTTTTTCAAGAACCCCGAAGCGGAGCTGCTGGTGCGGTGGTACCAAGCGGGCGCTTTCCAACCCTTTTTCCGCGCCCACGCTCACCTGGATACGGCGCGCCGCGAACCCTGGCTTTTCGGGGAGGAAAACGTGGCGCTGATCCGCGCCGCCATCCGCCAGCGTTACGCTCTCCTCCCGTTTTGGTATACCGCTTTCTACCGCAGCCACCGCCACGGGCTGCCCGTCATGAG gCCGCTTTGGATGGAGTACCCCGAGGATGCCACCACCTTCGCCATCGATGACCAGTACATGAtcg ACAGGGCGCTGCTGGTGCACCCCGTGACAGAGCAGGGCGCCCGTGGGGTGCAGGTCTACTTACCCGGCAAGGGAGAG GTCTGGTACGACGTCGCCTCCCTCCAGAAGCACCACGCACCCCAGACGCTCTATGTGCCGGTGACCATGAGCAGC gtgccGGTGTTCCAGCGCGGGGGGACAGTGGTGCCGCGGCAGGAGAGGGTGCGACGTTCCACCGAGTGCATGCGGGGGGACCCCTTCACTCTCTATGTGGCCCTCAGCCCCCAG GGCACAGCCGAGGGCGATCTTTTCCTGGATGACGGGCAGAGCTTTGACTACGAGACGAAGGCGCGCTACCTGCACCGGCAATTCACCTTCGCTGGCAACACGCTGACGGCCAG CTCCGCGGACCCCCGGGGTTCCTTCGACACCCCAGCTTGGCTGGAGCGTGTGGTGATCCTGGGCGCAGGGAAACCGGCCGCTGTCGTTCTCCGTCCTGCGG acgGCTCCGAAACGCGCCTCGACTTCCAGCACGAGGCCGAGACTTCCGTCCTCACCCTGCGCAAGCCGGGGGTCCGCATCGGCGACGACTGGGCCATCGTCCTGCGATAA